In the genome of Candoia aspera isolate rCanAsp1 chromosome 1, rCanAsp1.hap2, whole genome shotgun sequence, one region contains:
- the LOC134503398 gene encoding gamma-aminobutyric acid receptor subunit rho-1 isoform X3, with the protein MRPGFGGPAIPVGVDVQVESLDSISEVDMDFTMTLYLRHYWKDERLSFPSSNNQSMTFDGRLVKKIWVPDMFFVHSKRSFIHDTTTDNVMLRVQPDGKVLYSLRVTVTAMCNMDFSRFPLDTQTCSLEIESYAYTEDDLMLYWKNGNDSLKTDDRISLSQFLIQEFHTTTKLAFYSSTGWYNRLFINFTLRRHIFFFLLQTYFPATLMVMLSWVSFWIDRRAVPARVPLGITTVLTMSTIITGVNASMPRVSYIKAVDIYLWVSFVFVFLSVLEYAAVNYLTTVQERKERKQCEKLSCASAIPQPRQMTGMDGSYSDGEVNELGQYVSENGGKEDRMMVQLALGSEGNSNRRKVQRYSSMRIDTHAIDKYSRIIFPGAYILFNLIYWSIFS; encoded by the exons ATGCGGCCAGGCTTTGGAG GCCCTGCAATTCCTGTTGGAGTTGATGTACAGGTTGAAAGCCTGGACAGTATCTCAGAGGTTGACATG GACTTCACCATGACGCTTTACTTGAGACATTACTGGAAAGATGAAAGATTGTCATTTCCAAGTTCCAATAACCAAAGTATGACCTTTGATGGCAGACTTGTAAAAAAGATCTGGGTGCCCGACATGTTCTTTGTCCATTCCAAGCGTTCCTTTATCCATGACACGACGACAGATAATGTCATGCTTCGAGTACAGCCAGATGGGAAAGTGCTTTACAGCTtgag GGTCACTGTAACAGCGATGTGTAACATGGATTTCAGTCGTTTTCCCCTTGACACACAGACTTGTTCACTGGAAATTGAAAGCT ATGCTTATACCGAAGACGATCTCATGCTCTATTGGAAGAATGGGAATGATTCTTTGAAAACAGATGATAGAATATCATTGTCTCAGTTCCTTATACAAGAATTTCATACTACCACCAAGCTTGCTTTCTATAGCAGCACAG GTTGGTACAACCGTCTCTTCATCAACTTCACATTACGACGGcatatcttcttcttcttgctcCAGACCTATTTCCCTGCTACTCTGATGGTCATGCTGTCTTGGGTTTCTTTTTGGATAGACCGCCGTGCTGTGCCTGCAAGAGTTCCCTTAG GTATCACGACGGTACTGACCATGTCTACCATCATCACTGGTGTCAATGCCTCCATGCCTCGAGTTTCCTACATCAAAGCTGTGGACATTTACCTCTGGGTCAGTTTTGTGTTTGTCTTCCTCTCAGTGTTAGAGTATGCTGCAGTGAACTACCTGACCACGGTGCAAGAGCGAAAAGAACGGAAGCAATGCGAGAAG CTTTCTTGTGCTTCTGCAATCCCACAGCCAAGGCAAATGACAGGGATGGATGGCAGCTACAGTGATGGAGAAGTAAACGAATTAGGGCAGTATGTGTCTGAAAACGGAGGCAAAGAAGACAGAATGATGGTCCAGCTGGCTCTTGGATCAGAAGGAAATTCAAATAGAAGGAAAGTCCAGAGATATAGCAGCATGAGAATTGACACCCATGCCATTGACAAGTATTCCAGAATAATATTCCCAggagcatatattttatttaatttgatatatTGGTCCATTTTTTCAtag
- the LOC134503398 gene encoding gamma-aminobutyric acid receptor subunit rho-1 isoform X1 yields the protein MIYKMQSSIFLLFCGWVLFGECKANEKEIHEVYKKGSPILKRSPDITKSPLVKSEQLLQIDDHDFSMRPGFGGPAIPVGVDVQVESLDSISEVDMDFTMTLYLRHYWKDERLSFPSSNNQSMTFDGRLVKKIWVPDMFFVHSKRSFIHDTTTDNVMLRVQPDGKVLYSLRVTVTAMCNMDFSRFPLDTQTCSLEIESYAYTEDDLMLYWKNGNDSLKTDDRISLSQFLIQEFHTTTKLAFYSSTGWYNRLFINFTLRRHIFFFLLQTYFPATLMVMLSWVSFWIDRRAVPARVPLGITTVLTMSTIITGVNASMPRVSYIKAVDIYLWVSFVFVFLSVLEYAAVNYLTTVQERKERKQCEKLSCASAIPQPRQMTGMDGSYSDGEVNELGQYVSENGGKEDRMMVQLALGSEGNSNRRKVQRYSSMRIDTHAIDKYSRIIFPGAYILFNLIYWSIFS from the exons ATGATTTATAAAATGCAGTCAAGCATCTTCTTGCTGTTCTGTGGATGGGTTTTATTTGGAGAATGCAAAGctaatgaaaaagaaatccatgAAGTCTATAAAAAGGGCAG CCCTATACTGAAACGAAGTCCCGATATCACCAAATCACCCCTGGTAAAGTCAGAACAACTTCTCCAAATAGATGACCATGACTTCAGCATGCGGCCAGGCTTTGGAG GCCCTGCAATTCCTGTTGGAGTTGATGTACAGGTTGAAAGCCTGGACAGTATCTCAGAGGTTGACATG GACTTCACCATGACGCTTTACTTGAGACATTACTGGAAAGATGAAAGATTGTCATTTCCAAGTTCCAATAACCAAAGTATGACCTTTGATGGCAGACTTGTAAAAAAGATCTGGGTGCCCGACATGTTCTTTGTCCATTCCAAGCGTTCCTTTATCCATGACACGACGACAGATAATGTCATGCTTCGAGTACAGCCAGATGGGAAAGTGCTTTACAGCTtgag GGTCACTGTAACAGCGATGTGTAACATGGATTTCAGTCGTTTTCCCCTTGACACACAGACTTGTTCACTGGAAATTGAAAGCT ATGCTTATACCGAAGACGATCTCATGCTCTATTGGAAGAATGGGAATGATTCTTTGAAAACAGATGATAGAATATCATTGTCTCAGTTCCTTATACAAGAATTTCATACTACCACCAAGCTTGCTTTCTATAGCAGCACAG GTTGGTACAACCGTCTCTTCATCAACTTCACATTACGACGGcatatcttcttcttcttgctcCAGACCTATTTCCCTGCTACTCTGATGGTCATGCTGTCTTGGGTTTCTTTTTGGATAGACCGCCGTGCTGTGCCTGCAAGAGTTCCCTTAG GTATCACGACGGTACTGACCATGTCTACCATCATCACTGGTGTCAATGCCTCCATGCCTCGAGTTTCCTACATCAAAGCTGTGGACATTTACCTCTGGGTCAGTTTTGTGTTTGTCTTCCTCTCAGTGTTAGAGTATGCTGCAGTGAACTACCTGACCACGGTGCAAGAGCGAAAAGAACGGAAGCAATGCGAGAAG CTTTCTTGTGCTTCTGCAATCCCACAGCCAAGGCAAATGACAGGGATGGATGGCAGCTACAGTGATGGAGAAGTAAACGAATTAGGGCAGTATGTGTCTGAAAACGGAGGCAAAGAAGACAGAATGATGGTCCAGCTGGCTCTTGGATCAGAAGGAAATTCAAATAGAAGGAAAGTCCAGAGATATAGCAGCATGAGAATTGACACCCATGCCATTGACAAGTATTCCAGAATAATATTCCCAggagcatatattttatttaatttgatatatTGGTCCATTTTTTCAtag
- the LOC134503398 gene encoding gamma-aminobutyric acid receptor subunit rho-1 isoform X2, with protein MIYKMQSSIFLLFCGWVLFGECKANEKEIHEVYKKGSPILKRSPDITKSPLVKSEQLLQIDDHDFSMRPGFGGPAIPVGVDVQVESLDSISEVDMDFTMTLYLRHYWKDERLSFPSSNNQSMTFDGRLVKKIWVPDMFFVHSKRSFIHDTTTDNVMLRVQPDGKVLYSLRVTVTAMCNMDFSRFPLDTQTCSLEIESYAYTEDDLMLYWKNGNDSLKTDDRISLSQFLIQEFHTTTKLAFYSSTGWYNRLFINFTLRRHIFFFLLQTYFPATLMVMLSWVSFWIDRRAVPARVPLEYAAVNYLTTVQERKERKQCEKLSCASAIPQPRQMTGMDGSYSDGEVNELGQYVSENGGKEDRMMVQLALGSEGNSNRRKVQRYSSMRIDTHAIDKYSRIIFPGAYILFNLIYWSIFS; from the exons ATGATTTATAAAATGCAGTCAAGCATCTTCTTGCTGTTCTGTGGATGGGTTTTATTTGGAGAATGCAAAGctaatgaaaaagaaatccatgAAGTCTATAAAAAGGGCAG CCCTATACTGAAACGAAGTCCCGATATCACCAAATCACCCCTGGTAAAGTCAGAACAACTTCTCCAAATAGATGACCATGACTTCAGCATGCGGCCAGGCTTTGGAG GCCCTGCAATTCCTGTTGGAGTTGATGTACAGGTTGAAAGCCTGGACAGTATCTCAGAGGTTGACATG GACTTCACCATGACGCTTTACTTGAGACATTACTGGAAAGATGAAAGATTGTCATTTCCAAGTTCCAATAACCAAAGTATGACCTTTGATGGCAGACTTGTAAAAAAGATCTGGGTGCCCGACATGTTCTTTGTCCATTCCAAGCGTTCCTTTATCCATGACACGACGACAGATAATGTCATGCTTCGAGTACAGCCAGATGGGAAAGTGCTTTACAGCTtgag GGTCACTGTAACAGCGATGTGTAACATGGATTTCAGTCGTTTTCCCCTTGACACACAGACTTGTTCACTGGAAATTGAAAGCT ATGCTTATACCGAAGACGATCTCATGCTCTATTGGAAGAATGGGAATGATTCTTTGAAAACAGATGATAGAATATCATTGTCTCAGTTCCTTATACAAGAATTTCATACTACCACCAAGCTTGCTTTCTATAGCAGCACAG GTTGGTACAACCGTCTCTTCATCAACTTCACATTACGACGGcatatcttcttcttcttgctcCAGACCTATTTCCCTGCTACTCTGATGGTCATGCTGTCTTGGGTTTCTTTTTGGATAGACCGCCGTGCTGTGCCTGCAAGAGTTCCCTTAG AGTATGCTGCAGTGAACTACCTGACCACGGTGCAAGAGCGAAAAGAACGGAAGCAATGCGAGAAG CTTTCTTGTGCTTCTGCAATCCCACAGCCAAGGCAAATGACAGGGATGGATGGCAGCTACAGTGATGGAGAAGTAAACGAATTAGGGCAGTATGTGTCTGAAAACGGAGGCAAAGAAGACAGAATGATGGTCCAGCTGGCTCTTGGATCAGAAGGAAATTCAAATAGAAGGAAAGTCCAGAGATATAGCAGCATGAGAATTGACACCCATGCCATTGACAAGTATTCCAGAATAATATTCCCAggagcatatattttatttaatttgatatatTGGTCCATTTTTTCAtag